The Chryseobacterium sp. G0186 genome includes the window CGCTGATTAAGCTTTTTTAGGGTATATGAACTGTCTTTATTTAATTTTAATGTCTTTATTTCTTCAAAATACCTATCAGAACCCTTACCTAGTTCTTTGCTGTTTTTTAAGCCGAAATCATCCTTATTTTTTCTTGAAACCAGACTGTCGTAAGTTTTACTATATATATTGGGAACATCTGTATGAGTAACCTGATTTTTAAGAATATTCTTCAGTTCCATTAGTTGATAAGACGAAACTGCCCGAATACTTTTGCCTTGGTTCCACACTAAGGTATCATTTGGTTGGGCAGCAATAATTGCAAATCCATCAGCATCTGTTAATTCATAAACGCCACTGTTTTTATTGTAAACCTTTAGAAAATTTTGTGCTTTATTTTTAGAATTCAGAAAAATTCCCGAATAATATAAGTTTGAGTTTTGGGCCTGCAATACTGTAATTGTAAACGGCAGTAGCAGTAAATAGTTTTTTTTGATCTTCATGGTATTATTGCTCAAGATAAAGAAAAAAGAAATTTACAATTATTTTTTAATGACTTTAAATGTTTCCCAATTGCCATTGGTTCGAGCCCTGACTAAATAGATTCATTCATCTATTTCATTTTTAGCTTTTCTAGTTTTTTTACTTTCAATACTTTCACTTTACAACATTTTTTTAATTTCAAATTTAACTTTTCCCTCTGTAACAAATCTCTATTATCAACGACTATTAATAAAATAATCTTTTTATAGTAATGAAAAATGTGAAATTCGCATCATTACTTTTTGTTTTGTCTGCAGGAAGTATGATGTTTGCCCAAGATGACTTAATCAACAAGTTAAAAAACAACCACTCACAAAATGCTAATTTTCAGTTCACAACGTTAAAAGATGTTGGCGCAACTTCTGTAAAGAACCAAGGTTCTTCCGGAACTTGTTGGAGCTACTCAGGAAACTCATTCCTTGAATCTGAAATGCAGAGAATGGGTAAAAAGCCTGTAGATCTTGCTGAAATTTTTACAGCGAGAAACTCTTATCATGATAAAGCAAAGTTATATGTTTTAAATAACGGAGCGATCAGCTGGGGTGACGGTGGAGAACTTCACGATGTAATCAATATGTACAAAAAGTACGGTGCTGTTCCTCAGGATGTATATTCTGGATTGAAAGCGGGACGGACAACCAACAACTTCAAGGAAATGCAGGGGAAATTAAAGCCTGTTCTTGACAGCCTTGTTCAGGCTTCTTCAAAAGGAAAGCTTTCTGACAACTGGATGGATTCTGTAGACTCTATTCTTGATGAATATCTAGGAAAAGTACCTGCTAGCTTTACGTATGAAGGGAAAAACTATACGCCTAAAACATTTGCTAAGGAAGTAGTGGGAATCAATGCAGAGGATTATGTAGAGCTATCTTCTTATAAGGATTATCCGTACTATCAGAAATTTGTAGTTCCAATTCCTGATAACTGGAGCCACGATTCTGACTGGAACGTTCCAATGAAAGATCTTACTGCTATTGTTGACAATGCTGTGAACAAAGGATATTCTATCGGTTGGGCAACTGATGTTTCAGAGCCTTATTTCTCATACAAAAATGGGGTGGCTTATGTTCCGGATATGGAACTGGACCAAATCAATGCAGAAAACAAGCAGACTTTATTCACAGAGCCTAAAAAAGACAAAACCATCACTGAGGATATGCGTCAGAAAGCACTTAATAATCTTTCTACAACGGATGATCACGGTATGCACATTGTAGGTTTGGCAAAAGATCAAACGGGTAAGGAATATTATATGGTGAAAAACTCTTGGGGAGTAACGAATGACTTCGCAGGATACCTTTATGTAACAAGACCTTATGTTGAATATAAGTCGACGGCAATTTTGGTTCACAAGAATGCAATTCCAAAGAGCATCCTTAAGCAGCTAAAACCAACCAAGAATATTGGTTTATAAGAAATCACTTCTGCCATTCATAAGGCAGTTTTAGATATTTAAATCTGTTAAAAACGCGCTTCCATAATTTGGAAGCGCGTTTGTTTTACAGCGGTCTTATCGGTTATTTTCCTGTCAGATGGAGATAGTAATCTACCAGAGAATATATTTTGGGCTGAGAACCTACTTTATAATCAATAACCAGCCATTTATTCTGAAATTCTTTTTTATCAAACACATAGTTTTCCTTTGGAAAATCAATTGTTTTATGATGTATAAAATTGATTTTATTGGGAGAAGCGTCATCTATTTCAGCTGAATAATAATTGGCATCATCAGCAATAGTATAGAAATTATCTTCACCCTGTTTTGTCTTAATATCTGCGATTTCTGCTTCATCAGGGCTCAGCATCAATACTGCTGAACTTGTGATTATAGTATCTGCATTTACTTTCAGATCTGTATTATGAGCCAAAGATTTATTTTCTGTTTTTTACAGGATAATAAACAAGCTAATAGTGAAAAAGATAGAGTTACGAAATATTTCATAGTTTAATTGTGTATTTATAAGGTAATAGTATCCGGACATTTAATAAGATGAGCCGTTTTCTCTTTAGAGTTAAATGGATTTTCTGTCTGAATATATTTTCCGGTTTTTTTATAGTAAAAGCCCAACCAGATTAAGTTTATTCGGGATTCATCAATGAATTCAAAATACCCGACAGGTTTTTTCCTATCCATATTATCCCAGTTTTTCATTTCATCCGGCAATAGAATAATGGGCGGAAAATCGGTAAAATAAAGCTCATATTTATTTGTTCCTGCTTTTTTAAGATCAGCATTCATAGAGAACCTTTCCAGTACGGTAAATTGAGCACTGGTGATTGCTGACGAAATATACAGCCGGTTTCTTGCTTTACAACTTGAAGACCATACTCCCTCAATCGTTTTTACGGAAATATCAGTGGTCACTTTTTTTTACTGGAGGTACAGATCCTTGCTTTTCTTTTCGTTGACCATCACAGGAAAACAGGAATAATACCATCATCATTGTCAACAGGGATTTCATCATGGTTTTTAATTTTAGTTTTTCTAGCTTCACAAACCTAAAGTTAATGAAGTTACAAATAAAGAAAAAAACACATCAACTTAACATCTTTTAAAATTATTTCACAAATACGCGAAAACTATTGCTGAATTTTCAAAAAATATTACATTTGTAGTAATCAACAAATTATTACTTATGAAAAATCTAAAGAAATTGGCAAATTCAGAATTAAAGAAAATCAATGGCGGAAGTGCTCCGGACTGCCCAACAGGTACTCAGGCATGCTATTATCCCGGTAAAGATGGCTCTCAACGTTGGAGATGCATCCCTGAAACAATGAATTGCCCTTAATTTATATCATCAGCAAAATTATTAACACCAACCAACAAATTATTACGTATGAAAAACCTAAAGAAACTCGGAAAATCAGAATTGAGAAAAATTAATGGCGGAAATGCCCCTTCCTGTGAAGTGGGACAAATTGCCTGCCGTCATAAAGCAGAAGATGGCTTCCCTGCATACTGGACCTGCGAACCGGCAGAATATGGATGCAGATAGAACCTAAAATCATAAAACCGGTCTTCAGAAATTCTGGAGACCGGTTTCTTAATAAATAGGTGAAAATTAAATATAAAATAAAGTGAATTATGATGATTAATATGAATGGTGAATTGTCAATTTTGCTTCATAAGGGAATAAATATGCTGTAAAAAATTACCCGTAAAAGCGCATTCACTCTTCTCCATTTACATTAAAATAATACGCCCATACTTTCTGCTGAAAAGTCTAAAAGTTCTTCTACGTTTCCGTCCTTGATCTTTTTAACCCATTGGTGGTCCTGTAAAATAGCACGTCCTACCGCTACAAGATCAAATTCCTCATTATCAAGCCTTTTAATCAATTCTGTTAGGTCTGTTTTTTCTGTTCCCTGACCTGCAAAAGCATTAAGGAAATCTCCGTTTAATCCTACAGAACCTACGGTAATGGTTGGCTGCCCGGTAATTTTTTTAGCCCATCCTGCAAAGTTTAAATCAGAACCTTCAAATTCCGGTTCCCAGAAA containing:
- a CDS encoding bacteriocin-like protein: MKNLKKLANSELKKINGGSAPDCPTGTQACYYPGKDGSQRWRCIPETMNCP
- a CDS encoding aminopeptidase C; the encoded protein is MKNVKFASLLFVLSAGSMMFAQDDLINKLKNNHSQNANFQFTTLKDVGATSVKNQGSSGTCWSYSGNSFLESEMQRMGKKPVDLAEIFTARNSYHDKAKLYVLNNGAISWGDGGELHDVINMYKKYGAVPQDVYSGLKAGRTTNNFKEMQGKLKPVLDSLVQASSKGKLSDNWMDSVDSILDEYLGKVPASFTYEGKNYTPKTFAKEVVGINAEDYVELSSYKDYPYYQKFVVPIPDNWSHDSDWNVPMKDLTAIVDNAVNKGYSIGWATDVSEPYFSYKNGVAYVPDMELDQINAENKQTLFTEPKKDKTITEDMRQKALNNLSTTDDHGMHIVGLAKDQTGKEYYMVKNSWGVTNDFAGYLYVTRPYVEYKSTAILVHKNAIPKSILKQLKPTKNIGL
- a CDS encoding bacteriocin-like protein encodes the protein MKNLKKLGKSELRKINGGNAPSCEVGQIACRHKAEDGFPAYWTCEPAEYGCR